In the Clostridia bacterium genome, one interval contains:
- the tadA gene encoding Flp pilus assembly complex ATPase component TadA, translating into MAKRPLGDLLVEAGLVSPQDLQRALQESERLGERLGRTITRLGLATETDVAQALAAQLGLPFVDERHLSVDVSVAQRFGEAAARQHGALPVALEGGAVTVAMSDPLNVVALDDIAFLFRAEPRPVVVTPSTIDRLIARVFMQGGREGRTDAPAQAGASREAPANASTAVRWVDRILQEAVADGASDVHIETLGDRLRVRLRLDGVLHEKGTLPADLHPQVVSRLKILAGLDISERRLPQDGRIRMRVLGREVDMRVATMPTIHGEKVEIRILDRERGLVALDRLGFQDEALAAYRRLIARPHGLILVTGPTGSGKTTTLMASLMELNTPDRNLVTIEDPVEYELPGVNQVQVNVRAGLTFASALRAFLRQDPNVIMVGEIRDGETAEIAVRAALTGHLVLSTLHTNDAPSTPTRLQDMGVEPYLVAAALTGVVAQRLVRRLCERCREPYELPASAPERRALGIPDGSFVAYRPRRCSHCAGTGYRGRAPLFEVLPFDEELSSLVGRAATTAVLREAARRKGMITLREDGVRKAALGWTSLEEVARATFADG; encoded by the coding sequence ATGGCCAAGCGACCGCTCGGCGACCTGCTCGTGGAAGCGGGCCTCGTCAGCCCGCAGGACCTGCAGCGGGCGTTGCAGGAAAGCGAGCGCCTCGGGGAGCGCCTGGGGCGGACGATCACGCGCCTCGGGCTGGCGACGGAGACGGACGTGGCGCAGGCGCTCGCCGCCCAGCTCGGCCTGCCGTTCGTGGATGAACGGCACCTGTCCGTCGACGTGTCCGTGGCGCAGCGGTTCGGCGAGGCGGCGGCGCGGCAGCACGGCGCGCTGCCGGTGGCCCTCGAGGGCGGCGCGGTCACCGTCGCCATGAGCGACCCGTTGAACGTCGTCGCTCTGGACGACATCGCCTTCCTCTTCCGCGCCGAGCCGCGCCCGGTCGTCGTCACGCCGTCGACGATCGACCGCCTCATCGCGCGCGTCTTCATGCAGGGCGGCCGCGAAGGCCGCACGGACGCGCCGGCTCAGGCAGGGGCATCCCGGGAGGCGCCGGCGAACGCGAGCACGGCCGTGCGCTGGGTCGACCGCATCCTGCAAGAGGCCGTGGCCGACGGGGCGAGCGACGTCCACATCGAGACCCTCGGCGACCGTCTCCGCGTCCGGCTGCGCCTGGACGGCGTCCTGCACGAGAAGGGCACGCTGCCGGCCGACCTGCACCCGCAGGTCGTCTCGCGGTTGAAGATCCTCGCCGGGCTCGACATCTCGGAGCGGCGCCTTCCCCAGGACGGGCGCATCCGCATGCGCGTCCTGGGCCGGGAGGTGGACATGCGGGTGGCGACCATGCCCACGATCCACGGGGAGAAGGTCGAAATCCGCATCCTGGACAGGGAACGGGGGCTGGTCGCGCTCGACCGCCTCGGCTTCCAGGACGAGGCGCTCGCCGCGTACCGCCGCCTGATCGCGCGCCCGCACGGGCTCATCCTCGTCACCGGCCCCACGGGCAGCGGCAAGACGACGACCCTCATGGCCTCGCTCATGGAGCTCAACACGCCGGACAGGAACCTCGTCACCATCGAGGATCCGGTGGAGTACGAGCTGCCGGGCGTGAATCAGGTGCAGGTGAACGTCCGGGCGGGTCTCACGTTCGCGAGCGCGCTGCGGGCCTTCCTGCGCCAGGATCCGAACGTGATCATGGTCGGCGAGATCCGCGACGGCGAGACGGCCGAAATCGCCGTGCGGGCGGCCCTGACGGGCCACCTCGTGCTCTCCACGCTCCACACGAACGACGCGCCCAGCACCCCGACGCGGCTGCAGGACATGGGCGTGGAGCCGTACCTCGTGGCGGCGGCACTCACGGGCGTCGTCGCCCAGCGGCTGGTGCGCCGGCTGTGCGAACGCTGCCGCGAACCGTACGAGCTTCCGGCCTCGGCGCCCGAGCGCCGGGCCCTCGGCATCCCGGACGGGTCCTTCGTGGCGTACCGGCCCCGGCGCTGCTCGCACTGCGCCGGCACGGGCTACCGCGGCCGCGCGCCCCTGTTCGAAGTGCTTCCGTTTGACGAAGAATTGAGCAGCCTCGTGGGTCGCGCCGCGACGACCGCCGTCCTGCGCGAGGCCGCGCGCCGCAAGGGCATGATAACCCTTCGGGAGGACGGGGTGCGCAAGGCGGCCCTCGGGTGGACGAGCCTGGAAGAGGTGGCGCGCGCCACGTTCGCGGACGGCTGA